In the genome of Enterococcus sp. DIV2402, the window ACTAAATAAGGAATATTAGGGAAAAACAACAGCCATAAAAAACCAAATAACAGTTGTACGTAGCCATTTTTCATACGTTGCACTTGAAAAGCACATTCAATCGGCAGATAAGCTAAAAAAGTATTTAACACAAGAAAATCAAAATGTGTTTCCCAAGTAACGATTAGCGTGCCCAAGGTAATCAAACGGATTAGCCAAGTATAAATAAGCCACCCCTCCTTTTATCTTTCCTTCTATTGTAATCTAATTCCTGAAAAATAAAAAACCAGTTCGTACTGTTTTAACAAAATTTTAGGGGACTATTGTTTATTTGATCAAATATATTTACCATAGCCTCGCCATTCGCCTAAAGCAACATAAGCAAAACTGCCATCTATTCTTTTTTGTTTTCCCCAAACATAGCCTTCAGCTAATTGAATGCTTTCAATGAGCACGCATTCCCCTTTTTTCAACAAAGCTAGCGAGGCAGCGTTGGTACTAGCTGCTTTTCGTAAATAAACATCTGTCGAAAATTCGAATTGATTGCTAGGCTTGCTTGCAGACGTTTCACCAAAGAAAAAGGACCACTCGCCTTTAACTAAGCGGCTAAGATCTAGCTCACCAGCATAGCCCTGTAACATTCCTGCTGAAGTGTATTGATGCAGATGATAGGCGTTGGTAGCAGTCGGATTGGCACCTGTATATTGTCCATTATTTTGACCATATGTTGGTACCCAGAGACCGTCAAACTTGCTGACGTTTAAATTAAACTGCTGATACAAATGATTGGCAACATAAACACCAACTTTTTTGGCACCTAATTGCTTCAATTTCGCCCGATAACGTTCGCACCCCTCGCGCATATTCGCCATTGATTGCTCTTCGACATCCATCCACCAAAAAACCGGCTGAAATGCCTTGGCACGTTGATAAAAATCGGACGCTTCCTGTTCCATATCATTCAATGAAGTCCCTCGAACCCACGCATAGACAGCGGTTGGTATCCCACGTTTTTGAAACTCGCGTAAATGAGTTTGATAATGTTTATCGACATAATTCGAGCCATATTGCACCCGAATAATCACACCTGCAATTTGTTTTGC includes:
- a CDS encoding glycoside hydrolase family 25 protein; the encoded protein is MIPKPIILDISEWQLPSQMNYDQLAKQIAGVIIRVQYGSNYVDKHYQTHLREFQKRGIPTAVYAWVRGTSLNDMEQEASDFYQRAKAFQPVFWWMDVEEQSMANMREGCERYRAKLKQLGAKKVGVYVANHLYQQFNLNVSKFDGLWVPTYGQNNGQYTGANPTATNAYHLHQYTSAGMLQGYAGELDLSRLVKGEWSFFFGETSASKPSNQFEFSTDVYLRKAASTNAASLALLKKGECVLIESIQLAEGYVWGKQKRIDGSFAYVALGEWRGYGKYI